Proteins found in one Microcella daejeonensis genomic segment:
- a CDS encoding MFS transporter, whose product MSASSGTGPSSTVLDRRVLAVAILAAFVAFLDGTVITVALPSISAELGGGLPVQQWVVDAYLITLGALILLAGSLSDLWGRLLVLRVGLVGFAVTSLLCGLAPTAEFLIVGRALQGVAGALLVPSSLALITAAHRGRAQATAIGVWTAWTSAAFIAGPVIGGLLTDLASWRWVFVINVLPIAVTLVLMRRLQADGARGATPVDWWGAALGALGLGGIVFALIEQANFGWSSPVVIGPLLLGAVSLAGFIVRERRTAHPMMPLGLFRARNFAVGNAATVAVYAALSLGTFVVPIYLQQGAGLSATLAGLVLLPVTVLNIALSSWFGSLAGRFGSRWFMAAGPIIAAVGFLLLLAVDEPFDFVGQALAGVVVLGFGLTMTVAPLTAAILGAVDERRSGIASAINNAVSRVAGLVAIALLGALIGTRIEGAWLDRGLLLTAGLLVVGGVISAVGITDRDARREPHPAAESAPQ is encoded by the coding sequence ATGAGCGCCAGCAGCGGTACCGGGCCGTCGTCGACCGTGCTCGATCGCCGGGTGCTCGCGGTCGCGATCCTGGCGGCCTTCGTCGCCTTCCTCGACGGCACGGTCATCACGGTCGCCCTGCCGTCGATCAGCGCCGAGCTCGGCGGCGGGCTGCCCGTGCAGCAGTGGGTGGTCGACGCCTACCTCATCACGCTCGGCGCCCTCATCCTGCTGGCCGGATCGCTCTCCGACCTCTGGGGCCGGCTGCTCGTCCTGCGGGTCGGGCTCGTGGGCTTCGCCGTCACCTCCCTGCTGTGCGGGCTGGCCCCGACGGCCGAGTTCCTCATCGTGGGCCGGGCGCTGCAGGGGGTGGCGGGGGCGCTGCTCGTGCCGAGCTCGCTCGCGCTCATCACGGCCGCGCACCGCGGTCGCGCCCAGGCGACGGCGATCGGCGTCTGGACGGCGTGGACCTCGGCGGCCTTCATCGCGGGCCCCGTCATCGGGGGGCTGCTCACCGATCTCGCGAGCTGGCGGTGGGTGTTCGTGATCAACGTGCTGCCCATCGCGGTCACGCTCGTGCTCATGCGGCGGCTGCAAGCCGATGGCGCGCGCGGCGCGACGCCCGTCGACTGGTGGGGAGCGGCGCTCGGTGCGCTCGGCCTCGGCGGCATCGTCTTCGCGCTCATCGAGCAGGCGAACTTCGGCTGGAGCAGCCCGGTCGTGATCGGCCCTCTGCTGCTGGGCGCCGTGAGCCTCGCCGGCTTCATCGTGCGCGAGCGCCGCACGGCGCATCCGATGATGCCGCTCGGACTGTTCCGCGCCCGCAACTTCGCGGTCGGCAATGCGGCGACCGTCGCCGTCTACGCCGCTCTCTCGCTCGGTACCTTCGTCGTGCCGATCTACCTGCAGCAGGGCGCGGGGCTGAGTGCGACGCTGGCGGGGCTCGTGCTGCTGCCGGTGACGGTGCTCAACATCGCGCTCTCCTCGTGGTTCGGCTCGCTCGCGGGCCGCTTCGGCAGCCGGTGGTTCATGGCGGCGGGGCCGATCATCGCGGCGGTCGGCTTCCTGCTGCTGCTGGCGGTCGACGAGCCCTTCGACTTCGTCGGTCAGGCGCTCGCGGGCGTCGTGGTTCTCGGCTTCGGCCTGACGATGACGGTCGCCCCGCTGACCGCGGCGATCCTCGGGGCGGTCGACGAGCGCCGCTCGGGCATCGCCTCGGCGATCAACAACGCGGTCTCCCGGGTCGCCGGGCTCGTCGCCATCGCCCTGCTCGGCGCCCTCATCGGCACGCGCATCGAAGGTGCCTGGCTCGACCGCGGGCTGCTGCTCACCGCGGGCCTGCTCGTGGTCGGCGGGGTCATCTCGGCTGTCGGCATCACCGATCGGGATGCCCGGCGCGAGCCCCATCCCGCTGCGGAGTCGGCCCCGCAGTAG
- a CDS encoding cation:proton antiporter regulatory subunit, translating into MSAVGVRIEKVDLPGIGTRHDVVTEQGRRIGVVSHRSGERQLALYEESDPDACRDSIRLSEDEAVALADVLGASVMLGRLAGIREQAAGLFTEQLVLPASSPFVGGTLGDTRARTLTGTSIVAIVRDDAVIPSPTPAVGLEAGDTLVVVGERPSLEILARLLADGSLPG; encoded by the coding sequence GTGAGCGCCGTGGGCGTGCGCATCGAGAAGGTCGACCTGCCGGGCATCGGCACCCGGCACGACGTCGTCACCGAGCAGGGTCGGCGCATCGGGGTGGTCTCGCACCGCTCCGGCGAGCGGCAGCTCGCGCTCTACGAAGAGAGCGATCCCGACGCCTGCCGCGACTCGATCCGGCTGTCGGAGGACGAGGCCGTCGCCCTCGCCGACGTCCTGGGGGCATCCGTCATGCTCGGCCGCCTGGCGGGTATCCGCGAGCAGGCCGCCGGACTCTTCACCGAGCAGCTCGTGCTGCCCGCCTCCTCGCCCTTCGTCGGCGGCACGCTCGGCGACACCCGCGCCCGCACCCTCACCGGCACCTCGATCGTCGCCATCGTGCGCGACGACGCGGTCATCCCCTCGCCGACGCCCGCGGTCGGTCTCGAAGCCGGCGACACGCTCGTCGTGGTCGGCGAGCGCCCGTCGCTCGAGATCCTCGCGCGGCTGCTCGCCGACGGCTCGCTGCCGGGCTGA